The Nocardia higoensis region CGACGACACCGGCTACGTGCTGACCCTCGACGAGGTGCGCACCGAACTCGACGCCGCCGCGGGTGCGGCGAACGAGGTCGATACCGGAGCCTGTGTCCTGAGCTGAACCGCCTGCGACCACCCGCCGGCCGGTCGCCCGGCGGGCCGGTCGGTTCTGGTGCGGGTCCGGCCTGGGGCGCGGGCTGTCTCAGGCCAGGAACTTGGCCAGTTCGGTGGTCACCGCGTCCGGATTCTCCTGGTGGGCGTAGTGCCCGGCGTCGGGCACGGTGACCAGCCGCCGTCGCGGAGACCATCGGCGCGCCCGATGGAAGGTGGAGCGCAGCAGGTACCCGTCGTGCTCGCCGCGCAGCGACAGCACCGGCACTGCGATCGGCACGCGCATCGTCGCCATGAACCGGCGACCGTCCGGACGCCATTGGCTGCGGAAAGCCCAGCGCTGGTACTCCAGCGCGCAGTGCGCGGCGCCGGGAATGCGGATCGCCGAACGCATCCGGGTGGCGGTGTCGGCGCACTCCTCGCTCGCGCGCCAGCGCGCGCCCGCTCGCCGGCGCAGCATCCGCTCCACCTCGGCGCCGCCCTGGGTGGTCAGCCGGTATTCGGGGTAGCGGGGCGGCTGGCAGCGCAGGAACGCGGGCAGCCAGGCGCGACGCTGGCGCCGGTCCCGCAGCACCGCGCTCTTCAGCCCGGCCGGATGCGGGGAGGCGACCACCGCGATCGAGCGCACCAGCCGGGGATGCAGCACGGCGGTCGCCCAGCACACCAGCCCGCCCTCGGCATGGCCGACCAGCACCGCGTCGGTGTGCCCGAGTGCGCGGATCAGACCGGCGACGTCGCCGGCCAGCGTCCAGCCGTCGTAGCCGCGCGGCGGTTTATCCGTGTCGCCGTAGCCACGCAGATCCACCGCGACCGTGCGGTAGCCCAGATCGGCCAGCGCGGTCAGCTGGTGGCGCCATGACCACCAGAAGTCGGCGAAGCCGTGCAGCAACAACACCAGCGGCGCGTCCGGGGGCGCTGCCGCGAAGCCCGGTGTCGCTTCGACGATGTGGAAGCGAATGCCGTTGGCGTGGACGTCCCGGTGCGTCCACGGACCTTCGTAGCGGACCGTGGACGGATCGGGCGGGTTCGTGGACACGCTCAGTTCGTGGGCTCGGCCAGCGCGACGTGCTCGGCGTGCGCCGACTGGCCGAAGCCCGCAGGCAGCACCGTGCGCGCCTGCTTGAGCGAATCGATCGTCTTCTCCGGCGCGCGCAGCTTCTTCACCCGCAGATAACCGAGCAGTGCGAACGCGACGGTCGTCAGGATCATCAGCGCGAACACGATGAGGAACGCCGCCCAGCGCGCGAGCCACACATCGAGCAGTTCGGCGAGGAAGAAGAAAAAGAAGAACGAGCTGAACAGCAGCACCGTCAGCGCGAGCAGGAAGAAGACACTGCCCTGCAGACCCTTTTTGATCTCGCCGGTGACCTCCGCCTTGGCGAGCTCGACTTCGGCGCGAACCAGCGTCGACATCTGCTCGGCGGCGTCGCGGACCAGGGTGCCGAAGCTCGCGGAACCGGGCGGATTGGCATCCGTCAACGGAATCGAGCTCACTGTGCTCCCGCCGCGTGCGTCGTTCCCGTTACCGCCCTGGGTGAAACTCACTTGGTCGACCCTTCTCCCTGTCCCGGCACATTGCTATCGGAGGCTACCGCCTTTCGGCGGATCACTGTTGTCGCACTCGTCCGGTCGCGGCTCGCGCGTGTCCGGTGCGGCGCGATGGGACACGCCCACGCCGCTACAGTAGCGGCGGCCCCCTGCGGTGCTGCGGTCAAGGAGGTCATCGGGATTGCGGCCTCGGCCGATTCGCGCGCCGCGCCGTCGTCGACCTCGCTCGACGCGAAGGTCGGCGTCGACGGATCACCGTGCTGTCCGGCCGACCGACAGCGCCTGGCTCGTCCGGCGGCAGCCCGACCACGATTTCCTGCCGTCGGTGATCGGACGGCCGCTCGCGAACCGGACTCATCTGCGTCCGGGGCGATTCCGGCGACGACCGGGTCGCCGGTCGTCATCGGAGATCCGGGAGCCGCGGATTCCGCGGTTCAGGCGTTCCCGGCGCGGATCTGTTCGAAGACGGTCGGGTCGACCAGGGTGCTGGTGTCGCCGAGCGGCCGCCCTTCGGCGACATCGCGCAGCAGGCGGCGCATGATCTTGCCGCTGCGGGTCTTGGGCAGCTCCGAGACGATGAAGATGTCCCGAGGCTTGGCGATCGGCGAGATCTCCTTGGACACGGTGTTCTTCAGTTCCGCGACCAATGCGTCTTTGTCGGTGTGGCTGTTGC contains the following coding sequences:
- a CDS encoding alpha/beta fold hydrolase, giving the protein MSVSTNPPDPSTVRYEGPWTHRDVHANGIRFHIVEATPGFAAAPPDAPLVLLLHGFADFWWSWRHQLTALADLGYRTVAVDLRGYGDTDKPPRGYDGWTLAGDVAGLIRALGHTDAVLVGHAEGGLVCWATAVLHPRLVRSIAVVASPHPAGLKSAVLRDRRQRRAWLPAFLRCQPPRYPEYRLTTQGGAEVERMLRRRAGARWRASEECADTATRMRSAIRIPGAAHCALEYQRWAFRSQWRPDGRRFMATMRVPIAVPVLSLRGEHDGYLLRSTFHRARRWSPRRRLVTVPDAGHYAHQENPDAVTTELAKFLA
- a CDS encoding phage holin family protein, which gives rise to MSFTQGGNGNDARGGSTVSSIPLTDANPPGSASFGTLVRDAAEQMSTLVRAEVELAKAEVTGEIKKGLQGSVFFLLALTVLLFSSFFFFFFLAELLDVWLARWAAFLIVFALMILTTVAFALLGYLRVKKLRAPEKTIDSLKQARTVLPAGFGQSAHAEHVALAEPTN